A part of Deltaproteobacteria bacterium genomic DNA contains:
- a CDS encoding heme lyase CcmF/NrfE family subunit, protein MIVTLLVALGGLALYVSVFFAVWAGVLGVLGGLRRSPALVASAERGAVAVFVLLSTAMIGLEAALLGDRFDLAFVASISTREQPWLFKVALWGGQAGSLLLWTWMLGLMGFLAVAQNRRRNRTLMPWVIAVMMLNVVFFAALCSFVSNPFEALPPGSAWSSGQGMNPLLQHPAMMIHPPVLYIGFIGFSVPFAFACAALITGELGTAWFETTRRWSLTAWFFLGMGLMLGGRWAYEVLGWGGYWAWDPVENSSLMPWLAGGAFLHSVMIQEKRGMLKVWNFALIGLAYTLCVFSTFLTRSGVVQSVHSFANAGWFGQLFLGYVLVLAVGYAALLVSRVPELRSQTRLDSIVSREASFLLNNYAFLALLVIVFYGTLFPVFSEAITGVQVQIGPPFFQRYAGPVAIFLLFLTGVGPLVAWRRATWVNLRKSFVWPAGLSLLAVALLLAFGMRRFYPIAFLTLCVFVAATIFEEYARAIRARMGRGENPLVAIHGLLRRNQRRYGGYVVHLAVILMFIGFAGATFNLEETKLLAPGESWSLGRYTLEYRQVRPVDHPHYAGAVARLALHADGKPIGMLLPEKRMYFQQEQPTTIPAVASRFSEDFYVILAGLEPDQSAALKVFINPLVNWIWIGGFVFVVGNTLLLWPMGKSAKPARERES, encoded by the coding sequence TTGATCGTCACGCTTCTCGTCGCGCTCGGAGGGCTCGCCCTCTACGTCTCCGTGTTCTTCGCCGTCTGGGCGGGAGTGCTCGGCGTGCTCGGTGGACTGCGCCGCAGCCCCGCGCTGGTGGCGAGCGCCGAACGCGGCGCGGTGGCGGTCTTCGTGCTGCTCTCGACTGCCATGATCGGGCTCGAAGCCGCGCTGCTCGGCGACCGCTTCGACCTGGCGTTCGTAGCTTCGATCTCCACGCGCGAGCAGCCGTGGCTGTTCAAGGTCGCGCTCTGGGGCGGTCAGGCCGGCTCGCTCTTGCTCTGGACCTGGATGCTCGGCCTGATGGGCTTCCTCGCCGTCGCGCAGAACCGGCGCCGCAACCGCACGCTCATGCCGTGGGTGATCGCGGTGATGATGCTGAACGTGGTCTTCTTCGCGGCGCTCTGCTCGTTCGTCTCGAATCCGTTCGAAGCGCTGCCGCCCGGCTCGGCCTGGTCGAGCGGCCAGGGCATGAACCCGCTGCTGCAGCACCCCGCGATGATGATCCACCCACCCGTGCTGTACATCGGATTCATCGGCTTCTCGGTTCCGTTCGCGTTCGCCTGCGCGGCGCTGATCACCGGCGAGCTCGGCACGGCCTGGTTCGAGACCACGCGGCGCTGGTCGCTCACCGCGTGGTTCTTCCTCGGCATGGGCCTGATGCTCGGCGGACGCTGGGCGTACGAGGTCCTGGGCTGGGGCGGCTACTGGGCCTGGGATCCGGTCGAGAACTCCTCGCTCATGCCCTGGCTCGCGGGGGGGGCGTTTCTCCACTCGGTGATGATCCAGGAGAAGCGCGGCATGCTGAAGGTCTGGAACTTCGCGCTGATCGGACTGGCCTACACGCTCTGCGTGTTCAGCACGTTCCTCACCCGAAGCGGCGTGGTGCAGTCGGTACACAGCTTCGCCAACGCGGGCTGGTTCGGACAGCTCTTCCTCGGCTACGTGCTGGTTCTGGCGGTGGGCTATGCGGCGCTGCTGGTGAGCCGCGTGCCGGAGCTGCGCAGCCAGACGCGGCTCGACTCGATCGTCTCGCGCGAGGCGTCGTTCCTGCTCAACAACTACGCATTCCTCGCGCTGCTCGTGATCGTGTTCTACGGGACGCTCTTTCCGGTCTTCTCCGAGGCGATCACCGGCGTGCAGGTGCAGATCGGGCCGCCGTTCTTCCAGCGCTACGCGGGTCCGGTCGCGATCTTCCTGCTGTTCCTGACCGGTGTAGGGCCGCTCGTCGCCTGGCGGCGCGCAACCTGGGTGAATCTGCGCAAGAGCTTCGTGTGGCCGGCCGGGCTGTCGCTGCTCGCGGTGGCGTTGCTGCTGGCGTTCGGGATGCGGCGCTTCTACCCGATCGCGTTCCTCACCCTCTGCGTCTTCGTCGCGGCGACGATCTTCGAGGAGTACGCCCGCGCGATCCGCGCGCGAATGGGACGGGGCGAGAATCCACTGGTCGCCATCCATGGGCTGCTCCGGCGCAATCAGCGCCGCTATGGCGGGTACGTCGTGCACCTGGCCGTGATCCTGATGTTCATCGGATTCGCCGGTGCGACGTTCAATCTGGAGGAGACCAAGCTGCTCGCCCCCGGCGAGAGCTGGAGCCTCGGCCGCTACACGCTGGAGTACCGGCAGGTGCGGCCGGTCGATCACCCGCACTACGCCGGCGCGGTCGCGCGGCTCGCGCTGCACGCGGACGGCAAGCCGATCGGAATGCTCCTGCCCGAGAAGCGGATGTACTTCCAGCAGGAGCAGCCGACCACGATCCCGGCGGTCGCCTCGCGTTTCAGCGAGGACTTCTACGTGATCCTCGCCGGGCTGGAGCCGGACCAGAGCGCGGCGCTGAAGGTCTTCATCAATCCGCTGGTGAACTGGATCTGGATCGGCGGGTTCGTTTTCGTGGTCGGAAACACGCTCCTGCTGTGGCCGATGGGGAAGTCCGCGAAGCCCGCGCGAGAGCGGGAGTCTTGA